Part of the Corynebacterium canis genome is shown below.
GGGTGGGTGCTGTGATCGTGGCGTAGGTGGCAAGCTGCTGCGATCCGTGCGTTTCCGCGACCTGGTCAAGGTTGTTTTGTGCGCGTATGCCAGGCGTGGGTGGAGAAAGTGAAAGGTTGAGCAGGTCCAACCAGTCGCGGGCGGCACGGGGGTCGGCCAGCGTGCTGGGGGAGAGGTTGCGCAGCGCTTCCATCGCGGCGAGAAATTCCCGGTGCTCGGGAAGTAAAAGTTCGTAAACATCTGCCGCGTGTTGGCTCATGGCGATTTGGATGGGCGTGAGGTCGGCGTGCGCGGCTGCGGCAACAACCCCTAAGACTTTTTCGGGGTGCGTCGCGGCAAGGTGGAGGGCGATGCGGGCACCGAGGGAGGTGCCTACCACGAACGCACGGTTGCCGTGATCGGCGACGATGTGTGCCAGGTCGTCGATAAGCACCTCTAGTGTGAGCGGACCTGGATCGTTGGCGGTTGCCCCGGTGCCGCGGGCGTCGTAAGTGAGGACGCGGTAGCCGGCGGCAGTCAGCGCGGGGACTTGGTGCGGGTGCCAGACGCGTCCGGGGCTGCCACGGCCCATGACCAGGACAACGAGGGGGCCGCTGCCTTCGACGTGGACGGCGGATTGGTCACGTGATGCGGGCATTGGTTGTTCCTTTCTCACGACAAACTCTGTACAAGTTAGGTTAGCCTATCGTAAACTGTGGCTTGTTTAGGGCTTTTGTTACCCTCCCCACCGCAATACAGGGAACGCAGGCGCTGGGGGAAGGCAACACTGAGAGAGGTTGGAAAACTATGCAGCGAACGGCGATGTCGATTGTTCATCAGGCAGTGGTCGAACAACTCGGGCTTGCGGCGGACACCAACATTGGGCCCGAGGACGATCTGATCACCCACGGTCTGGATTCCATCAGGATGATGACAATCGCCGGACGCTGGCGCAGCCAAGGGCTCGATATAGGATTCGCCGACCTCGTGGCCGCACCCACGCTCGGGCACTGGGCGAAGCTCATGGAGGAGGCACAGGCCGCCAACCAAGCGCAAGACAACAACCAAGCACAGGCCGAGAACATCACAGCCGAAGACGACGATGAGCCGTTCCCCCTTGCCCCGATGCAGCACGCCTATTGGATCGGCGGTTTGGACGGCTACGATACCGGCGACGGGCCCACGCTCGGCGGGGTGAGCGCCCACCTGTACGTTGAGCTCGACGGGCCGGCGCAAGACCCCGCGCTTATCGACGCCGCGGTGGTTGCCCTCGTGCGCCGCCACCCGATGCTCCGCGCCAACCCGACGGGCGACGGACTCCAGCAGGTGTCACCGGCTGTGCCAGATGGAATTGTAAAACACCAAGACCTGCGGGAGGTCGACGCCGGTACCCGCGATCAGGTGCTGGCGCGCACCCGCGAAACCGGTACCCACCAGCGGTTAAGCCAAGATCTCGGGCGGATGATCGACGTGGTGTACACCCTTTTGCCCGGCAATCGCGCCCGCCTGCACCTCGACGTGGACATGATCGCCGCCGACGCCATGAGTTATCGCATCATCGTCGATGAATTAGCCGGGTACCTCGACGGTGAGCAACGCGCGCCGCTGCGCTACCGCTACAAGGATTACCTTGCGAACCCCACCGTGGCCAATCCGCCGCACCGCGAACGCGACAAACTCTGGTGGTGGGAAAAAGCCGCCGATATGCCGGGAGCCCCTGAACTCCCGCTGGTCGATTCCGCCACCGTCGCCCGCGCGCGTGCCGCAACCCGCCGCAATTTCTTTATCGGGCCGGACCAACGCGAGGCGCTCTACGCCCACGCCCGCACGGCTGGTGTCACCCCGGCGATGGCGCTCGCCGCCGCGTTCGCCGAGGCAATCGGGGCCTTTGCCACGAGCCCGAAATTCCTGCTTAACCTGCCGCTTTTTAACCGGGAACAGGTGGATAAGGAAGTCAACGATCTTGTTGGGGATTTCAGTTCCTCCATCCTTATTGATGTAGACCTCAGCGCGCCGGGCAGCATTCACGATCGCGTGAAAGATATCAGTGCCCGTTTCGCCGCGAACGTTGCCCATCAGAGCTACGGCGCACTCGATGTGTTGCGCGATATTGGGCGTGCCAGGGCAACGACGATGCTCGCGCCCGTGGTGTACACCAGCGCGGTGAATTTGGGCGAGCTGTTTTCCGCCCGCGCCAGGGCGCGCTTCGGCGACCCGGTGTGGATTATTTCCCAAGGCCCGCAAGTGCTTCTTGATGCCCAAGTCACCGAACTTGATGGGGGCTTGCTGCTGAATTGGGACCTGCGCGAGGAAGCGTTCCGCCCCGGAATCATCGATGCCATGTTCGCCGCCTATACCCGAAACATCGGCGCACTCGTGGCGGGCGAGCACGCGTGGTCGCAGCCCTTCCCGCCCGCCGCCGATAAAGCGGAGGTGCAAGCCCGAAAGGCCCGTGAAACAACGCTGCCGGTCAGCGGCGCAAAGCTGCACGATGGGCTGTTTAGCCACGCGGAGACCACTCCGGACGCGCTGGCGATGGTGTCCATCGATGCCGACGATAGCGGGGGAATTGCAACCCGCAGCTGGACGTATAGGGAACTTGCCGACGCCGCGCTCGCCACCGCCGCTACGCTTATCGACGCCGCGGTGCAACCAGGCGATTGCGTCATCGTCAGCATGCCGAAAGGCTGCGACCAAATCGTAGCCGTGGTTGGCGCGCTTGCCGCCGGGGCCACCTATGTGCCCGTGAACCCCGATCACCCGCTTGCGCGGCGACGCACCATTGCCGCCGAATCTGGGGCACGCGCCATTATCGGCACGGCCGCATCGGCTGCGGCATTCGCGGACGAACAATTCCCGCGGTTTATCGATATCGATGCCGCGCGCAGCCATCGCGCACCGCTTGCCGCCCCCGTGGACGGGAGCGCCGAAGATATTGCCTACCTGCTCTTTACCTCCGGTTCAACCGGCAAACCCAAGGGTGTGGAAATACCCCACCGGGCGGCGATGAATACCCTCGATGGGCTTAACGCCATCATGGGCACGGGCCCCGAGGATTCTATGTTTGCCCTGTCCGCGCTCGAGTTCGATCTCTCTGTTCAAGACATGTTTTCCATGCTCGCCGCCGGCGGAACTGTTGTTGTCCCCGATGCAACGGTGCGCGAAAACCCGGATCAGTGGGCGCACGCCATCGAACGGTGCGGGATTACCCACCTGTGCGTTGCGCCGTCATTGCTGGACATGCTGCTGGCTACCGATAGCTCCTTCGATCTTGGTAGCCTCCGCACCGTGATGTCCGGCGGGGACTGGGTACCCGTGGACCTTCCCGCACGGCTGAACCAACGCGCTCCCGAATGCCGGTTCTTCGGGCTGGGCGGCACCACCGAAACCAGTGTTCACTCCACTATTTGCGAGGCCACGGACATCAACCCCGAGTGGAAAGTGGTCCCCTACGGGGTGCCCTTGCCTAATATGCACTGCCGCATCGTCGACGCGGCCGGCCGCGACCGGCCCACCGGAGTGATCGGCCAATTGCTAATCGGCGGGCCCGGGGTGGGCCGCGGCTACCGTGGCCTTAGCGACGAACGCGCGCGACGCTTCTTTGAAGAAGACGGAATCCGATGGTTTGCCACCGGCGACTTAGCCCGGTATCTCCCCGACGGAACCATCGAATTCCTCGGTCGCATGGACCACCAGGTCCAATTGCGCGGCTACCGCGTGGAACTAGGCGAAGTGGAAGCCTGCCTGCGCCAGCATCCGCTTGTCCACAGGGCGGTCGCGCACGTGATCAATGATCCAGGCGCGCACCTTGTTGCCGCCGTCGGTCTTGTCGAGGATGGTTCTGCGCCCACCCACGACGAACTTATTGCCCACTGCCAGCAATTCCTGCCCAGCTATATGGTGCCCGAGTTTATCGCGATCGCCGCTGCGCTTCCCGTGACCAGCAACGGCAAATTGGATCGCCGCGGAGCCCATGCGCTCATCGATGAACACATGAGCGCCCGGCACGCTGCGGGAGTTCACGCCGAAGCCGCGCAGGTTGAGCCAAAGGTGGTGGAACTCGTGGCACAAGTGCTCGCCGATAGCGCCGGTATCAGCGATCTTGATCCCGATGCCGATTTCTTCGCCAGCGGCGGCGATTCTGTGACCGCCATCCGCGCGGTGGGCGCAGTCCGCGAGGTGTTCGCCCAACCCCAATTGGGCATCACAGAGCTGTTTAGCCACCGAAGCGCGCGCGGGCTGGCCGCCGCAATCGTTCGCCTGGATCCCTACCCCGGCTACTCCGCGCAAGTGGCGGACATCGCCGCCGAAGTCGCCGCCATGGGGGAGGACGAACTCAAAGCCCAGCTGGATAATCCCGGGGCTAACTAATCGCTTAAACCCCCACCAAACCCTGACCTTCTGAGTGATCGAAAGCTGACCATGAGCATTCACACCCCCACCGAATTCGACATCATCGGGGTGGGCTTCGGCCCCTCCAACCTGGCCTTAGCCACCGCCGTTACGGAGCATAATCAGCATCACCCCGAAGCGCCGATCCGAGCCCACTTTGTGGAAAAGCGCGAGTTTTTTGATTGGCACCCGGGCATGATGCTGCCCGATGCCCAGATGCAGATTTCCTGGTTGAAGGATCTAGCCACATTCCGCAACCCGCAAAGCCCCTTCACTTTTATCAATTATCTTTTTGATAGCGGGCGGCTGGTGGATTTTGTCAATATGAAAACCTTCTTCCCTTCCCGCCTGGAATTCCGCGATTACCTGCGCTGGGCAGCAGACCGCGTGGATTCCACCATTAGTTACGGGCGGGAAGTTCGTAGCATTGGCCTCGATTCCACCCGCGCAACGGTCCACCTTGGCCCTGACGCGCACGCCGTGAACGAACCTGAAACCCTCCATGCACCGGTGGTGGTTTTTGCCCCAGGGCTTCGCCCAGTCTTGCCGGAGGGAATCGTAGAAGGCCCGCGCGTGTTCCATAACATTCATATCCTTGATCGGCTCGAAGGCATTGATCCGCAGGGAATCCGTGAGGTTGTGGTGATCGGTTCGGGCCAATCCGCCGCCGAAGTACTCCTTTATTTCCATGCCACCATGCCGCACGCTCACGTGCATGGGGTGTTCGGCCGCTACGGCATAAGCCCTTCAGACGACACCCCCTTTGCCAACCGAGTTTTCGATCCCGCTGCCGTTGATGATTGGTTTGCCGCTGATCCGAAGGAACGGGAACGCCAAATGGCCTACCACCGCCAAACCAACTATTCGGCGGTTGATGCTGAGCTCATCGAAGAACTTTTCCGCCTCGAATACGGCGAAAAGGTCACAGGCAACACCCGCTTGCACCTGCACCGAACCACCCGCCTGGAACATTGCGCGGAGGATTCTCACGGCGTCACGGTGCGGCTGCGCAACGCCATGACGGGGGAGGAAACAACCATGCAGCCCGATCTGGTTGTTTTTGCCACCGGCTTTGAAGAAACCCCCATCGCCGATTTCATCGATCCGGCGAGCGCCTCGGTGATCACCACCGATCATGTGAGCGTGGGGCGTGATTACCGTCTGCCCACCACTACTAATGTAGGCGTGTACCTCAATGGTGGGGTGGAGCGCACCCACGGTTTATCCTCTTCGCTGCTTTCCAATGTTGCGATCAGGGCAGCCGACATCCTTAATTCCATCATTGAACACCGCGCCGGGCATCATTCCACACACCCGGACGAACCGGCTGTTTCTCCGTGAGAAAGGCGAATATTTTATGAGCACACACACCGCTGACACCCCAACGCTGCAGATCACCGGCCTCCACAAAAGCTACGGCGACTTCCATGTATTGTGTGGCGTCGACCTGCACGTCGCGCCGGGGACGATTCACGGCCTTTTGGGCCCGAACGGTTCCGGTAAGACCACGCTGGTTTCGATTGTGTCCACGCTATTGTCCCCGGATTCGGGTGCGGTGTCGGTGTGTGGCAAGGACGTGGTCCATGACGCCAGCGAGGTCCGCCAATTGATCTCGCTGACCGGCCAGTATGCGTCTGTGGATACCCACTTAACTGGCAGGGAGAACCTGGAGTTTTTCGGCCGGCTGCGCGGTTTGACCAAAGCGCAGGCGCGGGACCGGGCACAGGAATTATTGGAGGACTTTAGCCTCACCGAGGCGGCCTCGCGCAGGGCCGGGGACTATTCCGGTGGTATGCGTCGCCGGTTGGATATTGCCTGCAGCTTGGTCACGGAGCCTGCGCTGATTATTTTGGATGAGCCAACCACGGGATTGGATCCGCGCAGCCGCCGCGAGGTGTGGCATTTGCTTCGCGGACTGCGTGATCGCGGCATCACCATTTTGCTCACCAGCCAGTATCTGGATGAAGTCGATGTGCTCAGTGATCAGATCACGGTGATTAAAAAGGGCAGCGTGATTGCAACGGGTACCGCCGACGAGCTAAAGAAGCGCTCCGGCCCCAGCGTGTGCGAAGTGCGCCCCGCCGATCCCGATGAACTGGACACGGTCATGGCTGTCCTTCGCAAGGCCAGCTGGCAGGAGGTGAGCATCGATGAAGATCATTCTTGCGTGGTGCTTCCCGCCCCCGATCCGGCGCGGGTATTGCCCGAGGTTATCGCCACCGTTGAGGCCGCAGGTGTGGCGGTGACGGATATTGGGATTCGCCGCCCCTCCTTGGACGATGTGTTCCTCGCATTGGTGTCAGAAAAGTCCCCGAAGGCGGTGAACCAATGAGTAGTGCGGGTCAGTTGTCGGCGCTGGTGGGGCAGTCGATACGGGATGCTGCCCGCACCGGCACCTACCGCAGCGCTGTGTTTTTGCCGATGCTGTTTTTCTTGTGCTTCTACACCCCGCTGCGGGACACGGTTCCCGACGATGGCTACGCCACCTATGTGCTGCCGCTCGTTGCGGTACAGGCGGCGATTTTCGTTGCCATTTCGGCGGCGGGGATGGCTGCTGAGGTTTCGGCGGCGGGCATGGGGCAGCGGTTGCGCTCGTTACCTATGCCAGCGTGGTTGCCGGTCGCCGCCCGCGCAACGGTGAGCATGACCGTGACGTTCACATCGATGTGCGCCGCGGTGCTGGTCGCCGTGATTTTTGGGTTCCGCCCCAAGTTTGAGCACGTGGGGAAGTTGGCGCTCGCCGTCGTGCTGGTGGTTGCATTGGGCGTGGCACTGTCCATGCTTTCTGATGCGTTGGGTACTAGGGTGGCCAGGGTCGATAGCGTGCAACAGGCGATGATCGTGCCCCAGATTCTGCTGGTGATGCTATCCACCGGCCTAGTCCCAGAGTCGGCGTTCCCCGAATGGGTGCAAGGTTTCGTGCGTAATCAGCCGGTGTCGGTGCTCAGCGATGCGCTTCGGGAGTTGATTTCCGGCCGCGACGGCGGGGGCGCGGCGTGGGCGTGGGTTGCGGTGTTGTTCGTTGCTGGCGCGGCGTGCGCAACGTTTGCTTCAAGGAGAAGGTCATGAGTAATCCACGTTCAACCGCTCTTAAGTTAGAGTCTGGCCCGAGCGGCTGGTCGGTGGCCTGGGCGCACGCGCGCCGCTTGTTGCGTTCGTGGCTGCGCCAGCCGGGCATGATCGTGCAAACCGTGCTGTTGCCGCTGGGGTTGCTGTTTACGCTCGATCTCACCTTGGGCGATACGGCCACGGCGTTGCGTGGCGGACAGGACCAGCTTCCCTCCACCGTTGCGCTGGCCATGGTCATTTCCGCAGCATATGGGTCGATGAGCGCGGCGATCAGTTGCGATGAGGAGCGCCGCGACGGGCTATTGTCACGCTTTTGGGTATTGCCCACGCCGCGGTGGGCGGTGGTTGCGGGGCGCCTGTGCGCGGAGGTCGCCCGCACCCTCGTGGGCTCCATCATTGTCCTCACTGCAGGGATAATTATGGGCGTGGATATTGAGTCGCCCACAAGCTTCTTGCTGGCTATGCTGGTCGGCCCGCTGTTTGTGGTGGGTTTCGCCCCCGTGGCCTATGTGGTGTCGCTGCGGGCTGGGGGCCGCGCCGGGGTGGAGAATTTGACGGGCCTGGTCATGTTGATGATGTTCTTCAACCCCGGTTTGGTGCCGGTGTCGGCGTATCCGTCGTGGCTTCACGAGGTTGTTGAATATCAACCGTTGTCGGTAGCCGTCGCCACCGCTCGGGCGTGGATTGAGGGGGATATGTCCTCGCATTACGCGTGGTGGTTGTTTGGCTGGGTGTTGCTTGGCGTTGTTGTCGTAGGCCCTGCGATGGTGCGGGCGCTGCGCGACGCCGCGACTTCCTAAGCAGGCACCAAAGCTCCGCCGCTTTTCGACGCCCCGACCGGCACCCAACCTGCCCAGCGTTACGGTGGTTTGCCGGCTTTTGCGCTGGTGGGGGTGGTTTCATTCACCCCTGCTGGTGTATTTGGGATTGTGGGCAAGCTCATAGTGTTTTCTGCTGCGGGCTTCAGCGTGTTGTTTGATGGTTTTTGGTCCCGGGTGCATTGTTCGTGGGCGTGTGGGCGTGTGGCGGACGCTGGTGGGTGTGGTGGGTGTGCTACACCATGGTTTGGGTGTGGGCAAGTGTTGTGTTGCCCGCCACGGGTTCGGGTGTTGTTTTACCTGGTCAAAAGGGGTGTGGTGGGGGTGGTTTTCCGGTTGTGTCCAAGGTGTTGTGCGTGGTTGCGGTGCTGGTAGCGGGTGTGCTCGATGGGTAGAATGAGGGCTATACAGTACATGTTCGGGAAGGGTTTCGGGAGGTGACACGGGGCAATGACGACGCAACAGGTGGATCCGGTGGATCCGGTGGCGGGGTTTGTGGTGGATGATCCGCAGAATTTCATTGGTGCCGCCGAGTTGGAGGCCAATCGGGTGTTTCTACACAATTGGTTGTTGGCCACCTATGGGTTGGATGTGCACCGGTTGAATATCCGCGCGTTGGTGAAGGAATTCGCGGTGCACAGTGGCACGTATTCTGAAGCGCGGATGTATAACATTGTGGGTGGGTGTTTCCTGCTGCATGAGCGCCTTCCCGGGTTGAAGGCGCACGCGCTGGAGCATAATTATTTGAATTATGAGCGGTTGCGGACGATTTGGTTTGCCCTGGTGACGGTGTCTTTGGATGCCCCGGGCTATGTGTGGCGTGATATCGATACCGTGTTGGTGGGGTTGTTTACCCCAACGAGGGCGAATCAACCGTTGCCGAGTACGCGGCGGATCCGGCAGGTGCTGCGCGATACCTTAATCCGGTTACGAATTGTGGAGGAAACCCCGCCGGAGGAGGAGTTAACCGAGGAGGCGATGGCCGCCCGGATTACGGCGATGTGTGGGGTGGAATTGTGGGAAAGCCCGCATGCTGGGGTCAGTGTGCTCAATGTGACCCTACCTAGTGATGAAGCCCATGAGATTAAACAACGCCTGGCCGCGGGGGCGAAAAAGCTGAACCTGCGGGAAGATGAGATCATCACGAATCGTACTTGCGGGAGTGGGGAGCAGCGGGATGCCGGGTGTACGGTCCACCTGTTTGGCCTAGGTACCCTCACCGAGGCCACGAAGGTAATCCCGGAGCGGCTGCATGGGGTGGGATTACTCACCGGGGAGCAACGCAGGCGGATTAGTGGCCGGGATATTGCCTACACCAATATTGGCGATGTGGCGGAGGTGTTGCGGGCTGCGCATGATCCCACCGAGGAGCAACGCTTGTTGATCATGGGCCGGGATGGGACCTGCCGGTTCCCGGACTGCACCATGGACGCGACTTTTTGTGAGATTGATCATGTGATCAACCATGAGGTCGGTGGGTGGACCACCGCGTCGAATCTGCAGTGTTTGTGTCGGCATCACCATAATTTCAAAACCGACCGGCACGCCACCGCTTCCACCGATGCTTACGGTAATGTCACGTGGCGGTTTGCCACGGGTGCGACGATTACCACGATTCCGCAGGGGGTGCTTGCCGGCCATGTGGTGGGCTGCCCTGAAGGCATCACCACCCGCCATGGCCAGCCGACGAAAACCGAGGAGGAGTATCAGCAGCCGCCGATCCGGGAGGATTTCGGCCGGTGGGGCACCACCTTAATCAACTACCGCAACCGGCAACGCGCCCGCTACCTCGCCCGCCACAGGCTGGTTGCCAATACTCCCACCGAGCTGCCGCCCCTGCCCGAAGCCCCACACCCCGAACCCCCACCAGATGACCAATGGCCCCAAGAACCACCCACAGACTACACACCACCCAGGCCACGATGGGCGAAACCACCCTGCCAACTGGCGAAACTGCAGAAACGCGCCCGCCAAGCCAAACGCAACCGCCGAACACAGCCGCGGCGTCGATAAGCTTAGCGCACCTTCTTGAGCAGCGGCATGATGTGGTCGAGTGCGTAGGGGATGCTCAATACGGTGGGTACATTGAGCGCCGTGCCGGTGGCGAGGTCGATGAATTGCACCTGGTCCTTGCGTACGGAGGTGAGCTCGGAGAAACCGGGGATGGCTTCAAAGGTCTCGCGGAGCTTTTCCTCCTGCAGCACAATGATCAGAGCGTCGGAATCCAGCTCTGCGATATCGGCTACGGGGATTTCAAAGCGCCCGCTCCCGCCTGCGCGCGTGACCTGATTCTCGGGGAATGCCATGCCGAAATCGAGGAAGATTTCGCTCGCGCCATCCGAAGGGTCGGCCTGAACGGCGATCGAGGTTTCCTTATAGAAGTACACCATCGAAAGCGTTTTGCCCTTTAGGTTCTTCAAGGCGGCCGCATCGTCGGCAAGCCTGCCTTCGAGGTCGGCGATTGCGCGGTTAGCGGCGTCCGGTATCCGCAAAATTTGGCCCACAACGGTGAGCGGATCCTGCCAGCGGCCGATCTGTGCCGTACTCACATCGGGGATGGTGGGGGCGATCGCGGCAAAGCTCTCATAGGTCTGCGTGTCAGCGGCAAAACCCGGGGCGAAAATCAGATCGGGTTTTAGGCGGCGAACGTGGTCTACAACCTTCTTGCCGTCCTCGACCGTGATCTCGGTAGCGCCTTCCAGCTGGCCTCGGGTCCACGGCGCTAAACCCCCGCCGGCGTCGTGCACGTTGTCGAAGAAACCAACGGGCTTTCCGCCTAAGGTTAGGAGCGCATCTGTCCATTGGTTACCCAAGGTGACAATGCGCTGCGGAACGCCCTTGATGGTGGTATCACCCATCGAATGGTGAATAAGTACGGTGCTGGAATCGGCGGCGGGTTCGCTTTTCGCGCAGCCCGCAAGCATGCTAACACCCAAAAGACCCGCGGCGGTTAAAAACCCGCGCCGATTGATCGCCCGCGAAGCCTGCGGTGTGGCGCTCATGAGTTCACCACCAAACGTTCCGGATTCACCACCGGGGTGTCGGCCTCGCTGCGGCATAAAACCAGCAGGTTAAACGTGCGATTCGGAAACTTATGTATGCCGCAATCAACTGCACCCGCCTTTAATGCCGTGGCGCGGGCGGCGGTATTGCGGTGGTCCGGGTCAAACACGATCCGGCAGCACTGCGGATAATCATTGGCTAATTGGCTAAAGAAGTGCATCAGCGTGGCCCGGGCATGCCCGTGGCCGCTATGAGCTGGGTCGCCAAAGCCGATGTGGATGCCAATATCATCCGGGCGGGCATCGTAGGTGGCGCCAATTACGTCGCGCCCGGGGCGGTATAGCTCAACGTAGGCGGCAGGCGCGCCGTCGATACGCAAAAGCAGCGGTATGGAATAGGTGC
Proteins encoded:
- a CDS encoding alpha/beta fold hydrolase; its protein translation is MPASRDQSAVHVEGSGPLVVLVMGRGSPGRVWHPHQVPALTAAGYRVLTYDARGTGATANDPGPLTLEVLIDDLAHIVADHGNRAFVVGTSLGARIALHLAATHPEKVLGVVAAAAHADLTPIQIAMSQHAADVYELLLPEHREFLAAMEALRNLSPSTLADPRAARDWLDLLNLSLSPPTPGIRAQNNLDQVAETHGSQQLATYATITAPTLAIAYSDDSVIPPAQVAEVAAAIPGCTLITIPNAGHYGYLEQPQAFNSAVIDFLNQHRD
- a CDS encoding non-ribosomal peptide synthetase; the protein is MSIVHQAVVEQLGLAADTNIGPEDDLITHGLDSIRMMTIAGRWRSQGLDIGFADLVAAPTLGHWAKLMEEAQAANQAQDNNQAQAENITAEDDDEPFPLAPMQHAYWIGGLDGYDTGDGPTLGGVSAHLYVELDGPAQDPALIDAAVVALVRRHPMLRANPTGDGLQQVSPAVPDGIVKHQDLREVDAGTRDQVLARTRETGTHQRLSQDLGRMIDVVYTLLPGNRARLHLDVDMIAADAMSYRIIVDELAGYLDGEQRAPLRYRYKDYLANPTVANPPHRERDKLWWWEKAADMPGAPELPLVDSATVARARAATRRNFFIGPDQREALYAHARTAGVTPAMALAAAFAEAIGAFATSPKFLLNLPLFNREQVDKEVNDLVGDFSSSILIDVDLSAPGSIHDRVKDISARFAANVAHQSYGALDVLRDIGRARATTMLAPVVYTSAVNLGELFSARARARFGDPVWIISQGPQVLLDAQVTELDGGLLLNWDLREEAFRPGIIDAMFAAYTRNIGALVAGEHAWSQPFPPAADKAEVQARKARETTLPVSGAKLHDGLFSHAETTPDALAMVSIDADDSGGIATRSWTYRELADAALATAATLIDAAVQPGDCVIVSMPKGCDQIVAVVGALAAGATYVPVNPDHPLARRRTIAAESGARAIIGTAASAAAFADEQFPRFIDIDAARSHRAPLAAPVDGSAEDIAYLLFTSGSTGKPKGVEIPHRAAMNTLDGLNAIMGTGPEDSMFALSALEFDLSVQDMFSMLAAGGTVVVPDATVRENPDQWAHAIERCGITHLCVAPSLLDMLLATDSSFDLGSLRTVMSGGDWVPVDLPARLNQRAPECRFFGLGGTTETSVHSTICEATDINPEWKVVPYGVPLPNMHCRIVDAAGRDRPTGVIGQLLIGGPGVGRGYRGLSDERARRFFEEDGIRWFATGDLARYLPDGTIEFLGRMDHQVQLRGYRVELGEVEACLRQHPLVHRAVAHVINDPGAHLVAAVGLVEDGSAPTHDELIAHCQQFLPSYMVPEFIAIAAALPVTSNGKLDRRGAHALIDEHMSARHAAGVHAEAAQVEPKVVELVAQVLADSAGISDLDPDADFFASGGDSVTAIRAVGAVREVFAQPQLGITELFSHRSARGLAAAIVRLDPYPGYSAQVADIAAEVAAMGEDELKAQLDNPGAN
- a CDS encoding lysine N(6)-hydroxylase/L-ornithine N(5)-oxygenase family protein gives rise to the protein MSIHTPTEFDIIGVGFGPSNLALATAVTEHNQHHPEAPIRAHFVEKREFFDWHPGMMLPDAQMQISWLKDLATFRNPQSPFTFINYLFDSGRLVDFVNMKTFFPSRLEFRDYLRWAADRVDSTISYGREVRSIGLDSTRATVHLGPDAHAVNEPETLHAPVVVFAPGLRPVLPEGIVEGPRVFHNIHILDRLEGIDPQGIREVVVIGSGQSAAEVLLYFHATMPHAHVHGVFGRYGISPSDDTPFANRVFDPAAVDDWFAADPKERERQMAYHRQTNYSAVDAELIEELFRLEYGEKVTGNTRLHLHRTTRLEHCAEDSHGVTVRLRNAMTGEETTMQPDLVVFATGFEETPIADFIDPASASVITTDHVSVGRDYRLPTTTNVGVYLNGGVERTHGLSSSLLSNVAIRAADILNSIIEHRAGHHSTHPDEPAVSP
- a CDS encoding ATP-binding cassette domain-containing protein; translated protein: MSTHTADTPTLQITGLHKSYGDFHVLCGVDLHVAPGTIHGLLGPNGSGKTTLVSIVSTLLSPDSGAVSVCGKDVVHDASEVRQLISLTGQYASVDTHLTGRENLEFFGRLRGLTKAQARDRAQELLEDFSLTEAASRRAGDYSGGMRRRLDIACSLVTEPALIILDEPTTGLDPRSRREVWHLLRGLRDRGITILLTSQYLDEVDVLSDQITVIKKGSVIATGTADELKKRSGPSVCEVRPADPDELDTVMAVLRKASWQEVSIDEDHSCVVLPAPDPARVLPEVIATVEAAGVAVTDIGIRRPSLDDVFLALVSEKSPKAVNQ
- a CDS encoding ABC transporter permease, with product MSSAGQLSALVGQSIRDAARTGTYRSAVFLPMLFFLCFYTPLRDTVPDDGYATYVLPLVAVQAAIFVAISAAGMAAEVSAAGMGQRLRSLPMPAWLPVAARATVSMTVTFTSMCAAVLVAVIFGFRPKFEHVGKLALAVVLVVALGVALSMLSDALGTRVARVDSVQQAMIVPQILLVMLSTGLVPESAFPEWVQGFVRNQPVSVLSDALRELISGRDGGGAAWAWVAVLFVAGAACATFASRRRS
- a CDS encoding ABC transporter permease, producing the protein MSNPRSTALKLESGPSGWSVAWAHARRLLRSWLRQPGMIVQTVLLPLGLLFTLDLTLGDTATALRGGQDQLPSTVALAMVISAAYGSMSAAISCDEERRDGLLSRFWVLPTPRWAVVAGRLCAEVARTLVGSIIVLTAGIIMGVDIESPTSFLLAMLVGPLFVVGFAPVAYVVSLRAGGRAGVENLTGLVMLMMFFNPGLVPVSAYPSWLHEVVEYQPLSVAVATARAWIEGDMSSHYAWWLFGWVLLGVVVVGPAMVRALRDAATS
- a CDS encoding HNH endonuclease signature motif containing protein, whose translation is MTTQQVDPVDPVAGFVVDDPQNFIGAAELEANRVFLHNWLLATYGLDVHRLNIRALVKEFAVHSGTYSEARMYNIVGGCFLLHERLPGLKAHALEHNYLNYERLRTIWFALVTVSLDAPGYVWRDIDTVLVGLFTPTRANQPLPSTRRIRQVLRDTLIRLRIVEETPPEEELTEEAMAARITAMCGVELWESPHAGVSVLNVTLPSDEAHEIKQRLAAGAKKLNLREDEIITNRTCGSGEQRDAGCTVHLFGLGTLTEATKVIPERLHGVGLLTGEQRRRISGRDIAYTNIGDVAEVLRAAHDPTEEQRLLIMGRDGTCRFPDCTMDATFCEIDHVINHEVGGWTTASNLQCLCRHHHNFKTDRHATASTDAYGNVTWRFATGATITTIPQGVLAGHVVGCPEGITTRHGQPTKTEEEYQQPPIREDFGRWGTTLINYRNRQRARYLARHRLVANTPTELPPLPEAPHPEPPPDDQWPQEPPTDYTPPRPRWAKPPCQLAKLQKRARQAKRNRRTQPRRR
- a CDS encoding ABC transporter substrate-binding protein — protein: MSATPQASRAINRRGFLTAAGLLGVSMLAGCAKSEPAADSSTVLIHHSMGDTTIKGVPQRIVTLGNQWTDALLTLGGKPVGFFDNVHDAGGGLAPWTRGQLEGATEITVEDGKKVVDHVRRLKPDLIFAPGFAADTQTYESFAAIAPTIPDVSTAQIGRWQDPLTVVGQILRIPDAANRAIADLEGRLADDAAALKNLKGKTLSMVYFYKETSIAVQADPSDGASEIFLDFGMAFPENQVTRAGGSGRFEIPVADIAELDSDALIIVLQEEKLRETFEAIPGFSELTSVRKDQVQFIDLATGTALNVPTVLSIPYALDHIMPLLKKVR